The nucleotide sequence TTGGATTCATTTTCAGATATTGTGGGGCATCCAGTTTGCCAAATTTACCGCCAATATCTACTTGATTATACGGTATATCGAGTTCCTTCAGACACCAGAGCACTTTTTTTACATTGGAAGAGTTTTTACGGCCCCAAATGGTCAGCATGAGTTTTTCCTGGAATCGGGATGATAAGAAAATTGTCTATTTGTTACCAATATACCCGTCATCTTTCAAGTTGCCTCTTTGTTGGCTGCACTCGTTCACCCCGGTCACATAGTTATCTATGCTCCCGGGGATTCACTCCCTTGCCGTCGCGATGCATCTTGAAATCCATAAGGTATAACCGCTATCAGATTAAATGAAAACTAATGATCAGCACAATCTTTATCCTATTTATGTTGGTTTCTTGTCGTACAACATTTTATATTAATATACCTGTCATTTTTCAAGTTGCTCCTTTGTTGGCTGCACTCACTCACCCCGGTCACATTGTTATCTATGCTCCCGGGGATTCGCTCCCTTGCCGCCGCGATGCATCTTGAAATCCATAGGGTATAAGAATTTGACATTTTTTCTTATTAAGTAAAGGGGAACGATGATGAAGAAAAATTTGGCGATGGCGATAAAATGTGTTGTTGCGGTGCTGACAGTGGCATCAATGGTAAGTGCCCGTGTTTATGCATCGGATGAACCTGTCGTTCCGCCAGTGGATGCGAGAGCTTATGTGTTAATGGATTATGACAGCGGTAAAATTCTGGCGGCAGGTAATCCCGATGAGCGGCTTGATCCAGCCAGTCTGACAAAAATTATGACCAGTTATGTTGTCGGTCAGGCGATAAAAGCGGGAAAAATCACGCCGGAAGATATTGTTACTGTGGGAAAAGATGCTTGGGCGACGGGAAATCCCATACTGAAAGGTTCTTCTCTCATGTTTCTTAAACCCGGTGACAGGGTAAAAGTGATTGATCTGAATCATGGTGTTGTTGTTCAGTCTGGTAATGATGCCAGCATTGCTTTAGCTGATTATGTGGCGGGTAGTCAGGATGTATTTGTTAGTCTGATGAATAATTATGCAAAAGCACTTGGGTTGACTAACACCCATTTTCGTACGGTTCATGGATTGGATGCTGAGGGCCAATTCAGTACTGCTCGTGATATGGCGGTATTGAGTCAGGCCATGATCCGTGATGTTCCTGATGAGTATGCTCTGCATAAAGAGAAAACATTCACCTTTAATAAAATCCAACAGCCTAACCGTAACCGATTGTTGTGGAATAAGAATATGAATGTCGATGGTGTGAAAACAGGATATACCAGCGGTGCCGGTTATAACTTAGTTGCTTCAGCGACAGAGGGACCCATGCGGCTGATTTCTGTTGTGCTAGGAGCACCAAGTGATCGGATTCGTTTCGTTGAAAGTGAAAAATTACTTGCATGGGGACTCCGTTTTTATGAAACAGTGACGCCCATTAAAGCTAGCGAGCCGTTTGTTTCGCAAAAGGTTTGGTATGGCGGGCGCTCAGATGTTGCTCTTGGCGTGGAAAAAGATGCTGCGATCACCATTCCTCGTGGGCAGTTAAAAAATCTGAAAGCCAGTTACACATTAAATCAAACTCCATTAACAGCGCCTTTGACGAAAAATCAGGTTGTTGGTGTGATTAATTTCCAATTAGGGGATAAGGTAATTGAACAACGCCCTTTGGTGGTTAAAGAGGCGGTAGAGGAAGGTAGCTTTTTTAGCCGTATTTGGGATTTGATTGTGATGAAAGTGAGTGGTTGGTTTAAGGCGATTTTTGGTTGATTTGACATCAATATAAGGTTTATGTGGTAGGTTGGGTGGCGTTATATTTTTTTGATTTAGGGCGCGGCATTTTGCCGCGCACGCTTTATACCCGTTATCCTTCAAGTTGCCTCTTTGTTGGCTGCACTCACTCACCCCGGTCACATCGTTATCTATGCTCCCGGGGATTCGCTCCCTTGCCGTCGCGATGCATCTTGAAATCCATTGGGTATATACCTATTTTTTTTCATCTAAAGAGCAACATTTGCTATTTTTTACAACAGATCCGTTGTACCGGCCTTTGAATAACAAGACACCATCAGGTTTATCTTGCCAGTAAGCCCATAATTCGACCTCAGTTTTAACATGATGGCCGATATTTTCGTAACGAATATGCGTCGGTGATAAACCTCGATAGTTGCGGGTTGATGTTCCTTCATATCGGAGTTCATAGCTAGTAGCGAATCCTGTTAAATCGCCATTTCTGAATAGAATACAGGTTGCTACGTCATGAAACTCTACCCATCCGTTAAGTGGTTTATTTTCACCTTCAGTTTCTATTTCAAAAACAATGACATTTTTGCCAGTTTCAGTTTTGCCAAATACCATTAGTTTTCCATCTTCGATGGAGCGTAATAAGGATATTGAATTCTTTTCTGGATCTATAATTAAACCACCATATTCAACCCCATTGACATTGGCTGTGTAATTGGGAAAACGACTAACATTGCCTCCGCCGAAAATAACAAGAGGTTCCTGAGGATTTGAAACATCAAGTTCACCGGCAAAAGGTCGGACGGCATCACCGTCAGAAAAAATTTTTTCACTTTCCCCAGTGCCGATAGCGCCATATATTTCTATTTTACTGTTCCAGGCAACTTCATCTTTTGCTATGGGAACAATAATGAGGTTCTCAGAAACTAAGATTGGTGGGGATTGGTAAGTAA is from Photorhabdus laumondii subsp. laumondii and encodes:
- a CDS encoding serine hydrolase, whose product is MVSARVYASDEPVVPPVDARAYVLMDYDSGKILAAGNPDERLDPASLTKIMTSYVVGQAIKAGKITPEDIVTVGKDAWATGNPILKGSSLMFLKPGDRVKVIDLNHGVVVQSGNDASIALADYVAGSQDVFVSLMNNYAKALGLTNTHFRTVHGLDAEGQFSTARDMAVLSQAMIRDVPDEYALHKEKTFTFNKIQQPNRNRLLWNKNMNVDGVKTGYTSGAGYNLVASATEGPMRLISVVLGAPSDRIRFVESEKLLAWGLRFYETVTPIKASEPFVSQKVWYGGRSDVALGVEKDAAITIPRGQLKNLKASYTLNQTPLTAPLTKNQVVGVINFQLGDKVIEQRPLVVKEAVEEGSFFSRIWDLIVMKVSGWFKAIFG